The following DNA comes from Capsicum annuum cultivar UCD-10X-F1 chromosome 7, UCD10Xv1.1, whole genome shotgun sequence.
CCAATTTTCTTTCCAAAACACCAAAGCCCGGCAGCTTCTTCTGCCGCAATGAATTCTTCTCCTTATATAAACATTTTGCAATACTGGCAACAAGATATCAGTCAACAATCGTAACAAATCCTCAGTATGTACAGGTTACTATACTGATGAACTGGTATACATTAGCTTGCTTCCCCTTACTAacgttgtataaaaatatttttactatttaacCTAATCTTTTTCAGGGTGAAGCACAACGAATAAATGTTGCTATTTTACACTTTAAGAAGCTCATCATCATCCTCGCTAAATCTTGTACCTATTGAAGATCAAGTACTATCTATATCCACCATTCTAGAGTTGTTATCTATGCTTAGTTTACTCCATAAAATATACATGTACTAATTATTTCCGTACCCGacaaaaaatgaataaccttACATATACAACACAATCACAAACAAAAATCAATGCCTACAACAATGTACACGTAAAATATCTTCATAGAAGTTTCTAATGTTATTCTACATTAATACTGCAGGTACAAACTTTTCTTATGGAAGCCAAAATATCACTTCCTAACCATCTCCAGTCATTTTTCTTGCTCACCTGCTCAAACTGCAGTCACTTTGTAtgcacaaaaacaaaaaaactgaTTCGATGCTTCATCTGTAAGCTAGAGCGGCTATTAGTTCGCAGGTAACTACTGCAACTACCACATCCTGTGTACACAGTCTACTGTGCACTTTCTTTTTCCTCCCTTCTTTGGTAAAACTTGAAAAAGACTCTTACTAACAACTGAGTTTAAAAGTTTCTAGGACAACAATGTAAAATCTGTCTGATATGATTCCGTGAGCCTCCAGCAGTGGGTTGTGGCTCTTGACCTGTGATACTCGAAGATAATAAAATTGATTATTATCCGTCTGACTAACAAAATCAACCAAATGACATGAAACCCTAAATTTCAGACCACAAAACCTGTACCTCTGTTAATACTATTAGTACTAGCTTGTCCAGTGCTGCTACTAGATGAAAATTGTGATTGAGGCTGCCTCAGTACTAAATACAGTGTCTCCCCATTTTTTGCTTTTGAAAAGAGTTGAGGTTCGACAAGAAATCAAAAGATCGTAGATGAAAGAGGCTTTATTTTTAGCAAAAAATATTATCTAATCATGTAAATTTGTTAAATCTATTTAAACAAAACATTGAATTTCAACTAATAAGTTGGTCAAAGATAGCTCTCTGAAATTAATCATAGAACATGATAGGACTTAAGAAGTGAGAGATCAATCAATTTATTAGATGAAACCAACTGACAAAACTTAGTTACCAATATGGACACCCTTCTACATAACAAAGGAAAATGATCAGTGAAGATATCTCAAGGTACTTAAGATTGTGGTAGTATCAAATGTCAACTAGAAATGAAAAAATCCTAGAAATCACCTCAAGAAAGCTGTAAGAAGCTAAATGCACATATACAAAGAACTTACAAATAATCATGTCCAACAAGTTTAAAGAGACGAAAAAATTTCCAAAGACTGCTTGAGTTGCAAAGACAAACTGTCTTGTATGTAGAAAGGAAAAATCTGATTTTCAGTCTTACCTAAAACTATATAAAAGCGTTGCTATTTGATTTTCCCACATCTCAGATAGTTGTTTCAGTTACGTTTCAGTTGAATTATGGAAATACTTGTAACGAACGTAGGATATGTCCACATTCTCTTTTGGTTAAGTAAATTCGCTATGTCGGCATATCTACACGGCTGAAAGTTCGCTATTCCtactttttatcttttccttttaagAACTTGTCACACGAGTTATGTTTCTATTTTAATCGCAGGTGCCACTTCGAGCTTGACATCATGGATGCCAGCGATACGATTATGGTAACAATCTCAAAAACGCTGGGTGAAAGAATGTTTTCCTTAACTATCGAACAAATATATGAACGTGTCGCTGTCCAGGTACACAAATACATACAACTAACAATAGAAAAATTCATTTTCTGAAAATTTGATTCTATCAGTAAATAAAATTTCTACATTAGGCAGACTTCTACTTACTGtgctctctttttcctttttaacttAGCAACGAACGTTGTCTATTGCCCGTATAAATCACCAGCTTGCTCATAAACTATTTATGCTCCAACTACAAAAGCCACTCTTCAGATTTTTGATCAAAAATCTGGTTTGCTAGCTATCACGTCCTTCACTAAAGCAGAAATTCCACTTTCTCCCCAAGATATCGGTAAGAGGCAGAAAATCAATCTACCTACCCCAGCGAAAAAAGATTAAAAGTAACAATACTTTCAAAATTGACTTTACTACTGTAATCTACATCCCCTTTAACTAAACTCAGTTAAATGTTGTAGTCATCACGCCTATTCATGTAAGTTGATTATCTCCACGtcatttcaaatctcaatagGTCTAACATATAGATTATCAGAAATTTCAACTACTTTGAAATATTCTACTCtaagtgaaatttttttgaactaTGTATAGTTGCAGAAAAATGACATTTTGTTTTCAACATTCGCATCATCTCAATCTCAACAGGTAAATATAGTACTCATGCTCCCCTTTATTGCATCTATTTACTCAATGCATTCAGGTAACTAGAATGATCTTGCTCCCTTTTATTACAACTTCTCAATTCTCTTAGATTTCTATCACAGGTGACGACTACTCGCATAGGCGGTATAGCATGTACAACTACATTTTGGTAGCCTCTACCAGCTTCATCACATGATATAGCTTGTACAGATGAATTTAGCTTGTCTATACCAGCATTATATAGTTGgctacataaataaattttttgtgttttgatgtaacAATCACAGTTTAGTGTGCCAAACCTGCATGTTAATAGTTTTTGTATGTAACtagttcataaataaaaattagttatgcttctataaattatttacatattattaTGCAGTGTCTTCCTTCcagtaataaaaatgataaaattcacAGTTATTGTTGGGTCCATGCTTGCACGGGCTTTTCCATCTAGTTGAATAATAAAAATACGGACATAagattaataattaaataataaatatgtaatcAGAGGTGAATGATAAagacaaatatataaaaaaaatatatatatggcaAAAGGTAAATATAAATTCTTTTAAGAGTAAAAGgacaaatataaatttttacaatAGACTCGACGTGACATCTTCATGTGctggaaaagtaatttttttttttttttggtttaatggAGTTCATTCAAATGCAAATTAAGTAGAGCGACATGACGAGTTTGGTAGCGGAGGTGTAGCTCCAGCTAAAGTAGTGCTAGACATACCATTGGCCATAGCCCCGCCAACTAGGTCAAAGATAGTTCggtttatggatttttttaaagGTAGTTTCTTTTTGTCCGAGTCTACAAAGGTCAAAATATTATCCGATAGAGACAACAAAATAGTTGTCACGCCAACTTGCTCCGCTTGCTACCCTCCTTAGCCAAAGCATCCGCCACCTTATTTTGCTCCCTGTAGATGTGGCTGACTCCTGCTGCTTCGAATGGACCTACACTCATGAATGATACTCATGAATGATGTTAGTGTACATGTTGTGCCCATCGATCATTGCTTTCACAAGTTCGAGTGAATCTGAGAAAAGTAATATTGTTAACACCAAATTGGTTGCAGGTGTTGACAAAGAACTTTAGGTTCCTTCAGTCgactaaataatttttatattttcaaaataaattataatatatttttttgtctcaatttatatgatgtagtttgacttgacacgaaattttaaaaaagaaaaattttggtcTAAAATGAATAATAGAAGGTTGTGTTGCTTCGGTAAGAGTAATATGAGTACGCTCTTCATCCATCTTTACTTGTCTACCTTTTCATTGGCACATGAATTAAGTAGTAAATCATAGGagtaattttaccatattataatttgaatataataaatttaatattttaaaaaatgtattatGAATCGTATTTAATATTAAGCGTAAATTGggcaaaaattaataaattattcattatttttataaGCTAGACAAGTATTGATGAACATCCTAAATAAAAAAGTGAACAAGTAAAGATGGAGGAGAAAGTATTTTTAAAGATAAGTTATTACTCTccctgtttaaaaaagaatgatctactttcttttttaatatgtttcaaaaagaataacccCTTTTCcatttttggcaatactttactTTCAAATTTCCACGTGGCAtgcttaagactacaagattaaagaacattttggtacatttgacataactttaatttaggaccacaagattcaaaagtcttctttattaccttaaactccgtgtcaagtcaaactagatcattcttttttaaacggtggaattactaaatttaaaactatgtcattttttttttaatatactaaaaagaaaagtgtgtCATACAAGTTGGAATAGACGGATGATTATTTACTCCCTCTATTTTTTAATTGCTTCCCTCATTTTTCGCGAGTCAATTTGATTAAGtttcaaagctaaattagattagattaatttattttttaaaattaaaatttagatattcaaaaattaatgaaaagatttataattgtaatttttttaatttgattaaaaaatattaattaaaatttatatcgttTTACAAAAAAGTAAAGAAGTAATTGTCATGATTAATAGTCATTGTCGGCAAACATCAAACATAACACCCTTTCACCCCACCTCCTTACAGTAATTGAAGTGCAATATTGGAAGAACGGTGTCTTGATTTGAATATGAGTATTGAGTTTAATTAATTGAAATTCCATATCAGTGTTTCGGTTACTTTGAAATATAGATTGATGCACCATGAGTGAAATGAAATAAGACCATATGAGTGAAATGATAATGGACGAACAAAGCAATTACTATTTGAAACTTAATAAATTAAATGGAGTTATAATGGATgaaatagatgaggatacttaaTATGAGATAAAATTCTCTCATACGTTAATGCTGACACTAGCTTATAGTCCTCATCTGTTGTACGTACTGGGCATGTTCTTATAGCATTTGCCATTCAAAACTCGCTCAAAATTGCCGTCCATTTTTGCTACTGTTTCATAGTTATGGTCTAAAATTCTACTAAATTTTGTACAATTTTAGTGGCGGAGCTAGTCATTTTGGGGCATTGGAGCAAATTAGAGCTCAGGTTATCGATGACTAGCGTGTGTTGTATATTTTGGATTACTCTGAGGCTCAAATGAAGGACCAGATTGTTAGAAGTATTTTGAAGTTTTCGTGTTTCAGTAATGACAAATGAGACCGCAGAacatttaaaaaaactaaaaacagaCGCATTGTTAACATATTACAGTACTATTTTCATTTTGGCTAACTGTTAGCGTCGTTTTGGGACAGTTAGATGTTTGTAGGTCAAAAGCATGCATTACAGTTTTAGCTCTGAATTACTAGTAAATGTTTGCAGACAAATAAATAACATAAGCGAAAGACCGAACAAACGGAAAAAGTCAAAGATTTAGAACAAATTTGTAGCGATAGCGGAGTACTAAGTCCTTTCAGCTATAGACAAGATATGACCGAGCTTGAGTATAACAATAAGAAAACAGTAACACCgctaaaggaaaatataaaaagcTTCATAACCAAGGTAGAGATTTTATATTGCTTATAaaataatgatgaacaaaaaTCGAATCCTTTACAATAGGAAAGGGTGTCTATTTATAGGGTACAGAGACTGTCTTGCGGTCAATAGAATAATATTATTCTTGGACTCGTAATACCACGTCCATTTGATTGATACCAGTTGCCCTCTTGGAGGATGCCAACCCTATATTGTGTGTTTGACGTGGTTCAGTCGAAAGTCGCTTACGCACCTAAATAATCTAACACATTATTCTTCTATCTTTCTTTTAAATAGAGTTGCCATCGTTAGTGCTCCCGATGTTATATTCGAGTacaaaatttgtatattttaatatgaacttcaacactaagttcaagaacaacttcaagaactacaataaaGTTCCAACAACTTCAAATGAATAGTTAAaagaactatcaaaatgaagtgtttatcaactttaagaaatgAAGATAAAGCAGAAAAAGACAGAATCAAGCCTACCAAAtgcacggtgtgtccttaaggaatttattccctCACATAGCCGAAGTTAATGGAAtctttcctcccaagataaaatgattcactttcagaaaatagcggtacctcaaattttcaCTTTAAACTCACTTAACGATTTAATGATCACACAAGAATTTTTAACAGCAGAAGAAGATTGTTATTCAACTCAAAATTGTACCTTAACCTGaggaaaaattcaggtatttattgTCATAAAATGTCTATTcagaaaggaagcaatggttcacgaaaagagataatttttctaaaatgtcaAGCTACCTGCGTTGGGTCTATGCTGGACCTGCGTCGGGTCTGCGTTGGACCTGCTCCAGGCTTGCAACCGTAGGTGACATTTTGCACATTCTAGCGATGTCTGCATTAGACCTGTGCTCTCAGGCTACCAGGTGTGCGTGCAGATCACTTTTACGCGTGAAACAGTATGTCTCTTGCCTTAAAGGGTCACATCCCTTCAAGGTGCGTTGTGACTACATTTACACTTCATTCGAAATGCATCTCTATAACGCcttgggtttttggtccttgaaaatttctacaattttatcctcactgtcctaactacgactcaccctatgagtcgtagggtgtcttggcGGGTTAGGTGACCCTAGTTGTAAGGTATCCAGTGAATGATGTTTGAGTTAATGTCCTGGGTATGACTTGGGGACATGAGTAGTAAAGACCCATGACGAGTTATTGGGATCAAATCGTAACCAAATTAGAAATTTAGTATcaaagttctgctctgagtacgagtggctcactatgagtcataaggatttATTACGAGTCGTTGGGTGCAAATCTTAGGATATCCAGTGTTTACCCAGTTGGGTTCTGTATTGAttacgactggaccctacgagtcatagggtcccatgACGAGTGGTACCAattgagtcatagggtcaaaaGTATATGGGTGTCCTAGGAactgtcttggttacgacttAAGGTATTGAGTCGTAATATgtctatatgagtcgtatagtaaCGCATAGTTACTTGCGATAATTTTTCagtcttttcattaagggcactttggacatttcccttaACCCCAATTGcaacccacgacttaaaacccaaTTGGGGATCCCATTAGCATTGTTAACTCACTAAAACTCTTTCAAAAAGCTCCTTCAATTCTCTCAAGTAGCCATACTTAAGGTTTCTAAGAAGTatgtcatctaagggcttaagggttgaaTTCCTTTCGTGAAACTtgttatttcaggcatgttactcttctctcattgttaattgtaaaagcatgtgatttaaaaacaagggttgagggttttgaatggttgttgttgaacaatgtttttcaTGTGATTATTTATGCTTTCATTGTGGTTTTGAACTGTGGgttcatgggtatggtgaatgaactaaggAATTGTATGTTTCcttaaacttgtgacttttgaagtggttataaccttAACCTCATATTGTAAAGTTGGTTTTAGTTTTGAGAAATGGGGGAATAGAATTATCCTTGAAATAATgcattatggttttgaattgaaccttatgggtttTGTGTTTTCTCAAACTATTGCATAAttaaaccaagggggttgtgaattcccccaagtgatgttattgttttggcatgttgttattaccttgcaagtatagttggtatgaagatatcaacaatgtatgcctaaatgtttattatggttcaatgaataggattatgtgataaatgtttttaattgggctttaataggGGTTGTGTAACTGAGTTGTGAAAGTAGAGGTCCGAGTGACCGTTACTAGAAACCGCCAAGCCTATGCGGGAGTCTAATTgactagggaggttcgagtccccctcattattattacatgattatGGAGGTTTGAATCCCCCATACATCATTACATGATCGAATGCTTaggtcaccttagtatatgattgggaggttcaagtcccccatgcatatatatgagattattctccggtTCGTGCAGTTACACATACTTTGGCCCAACTAGGGGGTGAGaactggggcccatatagcctgtgggtacatATTATGACGGTTGAGATAGTCAACCCAGTCTAAAGTTTTAAAGCGCATGTTAAGTATTGTTCTCTATCCCGGcatatgatatatctatatgtatatgcatttgattatgtgcattcgttttgaactattgatcatgacattatgttatccttatccctaagttacatgctagtgttcaccccactaaccgttTCCAGGCATTGTATCCTCGATATAGGCACCAGAGCTTCTTCTACTTTTCTTATGCAGAGTTAGGTCTATCAGTTCAGTCCGTTGGTTTGTggtgttgtggtgaagtggtgagctttcattccccggaaggcttaggcatttcaccaGCTTTCATTCCCCGGGAGGCTTAGGTATTTCACCagctttcattcttagatttgagtCGATAGTTACctttattatcattaacattatcattttcattcttaTTGTCATCTGTAGAGTTAAGGGATGTCCCGACCaagattgattttggttttttGTTTATAAGGCGTTATTTATATTACTATGGATATTGAGCGGTGTTGGTCAGTTATTTGGCTGGTCATTGGTTATCGGTTATagactttttttttactttctttaagCTTGTAgcattctatcttgttatatgttcggaattgaTCCGATATTGGGAGATGTTGtatttggtttggttagttgTAGGGGGTGATCTAtgatccacgtgggacttgagacaCCTGTCAGGCAAGGCCCTGATTCAGATCATGACAGTCcttaaatggaaaaaaatatttctattgagTTTTCTTGGATTAAAACTACATTCATATCCAAGATTCAAATAAATTCTATCCAAAAGATTAATCTCTCGATCATTTGATAAATCCAAATTCTAATCCAAATCCGAAGTAGAACTTGAGCGAGCGATGATAGCAACAGGGAGAGGCATCTCTTGTTCTTGACTCACAATCCACATGAAGGAATGCTTCTCAATATAAGCACAAGAAggtttctttctcccaccaatgtgggagaacttTACTTCCTTAAATAAAAGTTCACTTCAGTTTTCCCTCCAAGTTGTTTCCTCCTTATTTTCATTCACATATTAGttagaacccaacaatcccccacatgaaagagaatgactattttatcaaaaaatttacgAAGAAGTGTGTGATCAACAAGAAAACACTAATTGTATCTGGATAAGtagattttcatttgaatttttcATAGAGAATTTGCAATTAATCTCTCGATCTATTATTTGacaaatcaaaattcaaagtcAAAGTCGAGTCGAATGCGCAACGACGACGGTGCGAGGCATCTCTTGTTCTTtcctcactatccacatgaaggaATGTTTCTCAATATAAGCACACGTAAGTtccattctcccaccaatgtgggaggaCTTTACTTCCTTAAGTGAAAGTTCACTTCACTTTTCCCTCCAAGTTGttttctccattttctattcacacatcatttagaacctaaaaatcTCCCATATGAATGGAGAATgcctattttttctaaaaatttatggacaagtatgtgatcaacaAGCAAACACTAATTGCATATGTATAAGtagtttccctttgaacttttcattgTGAAATTGCATCGGATACACTCGGTTTATCGGTAGATGTGATATCGTTGAACCATCGAATTTTAATATACACCTACATAACACAAGTTACACAACCAGtttttttaccatttatggttcccATGATTTCATTCatttcagccataaacacgttctaatttcatgagagcttagagaataggcctttactatcaTTTTTCTTAAAGCGACTTCCACTTCACACTTACATAGGTGATTCTTATAAGTTTAATCCAgtagatcaaactatttggtcaaatataCCAAATTTAGAAACCATTAAGAAACTTCAAACCATAAATCTTATCCTTGTTTCCTGAACACtgtcttcatcatgagaatgtgttgagtatattgacaatgttgaatcaTTAGTTACAACTTTATTTGatatccttgaacctagctcttgggatctctagtctactaggtagagttaccgccatgatGTAATCCCATTTTCTTCGATGATTTCTTAACttcctctctagataggccttttgtaagtgaattcgACACATTATcatttgacttcacatagtcaactgtgataattccactagagagtagttctctaacggtattatgtctttgTCTTATATGATAAGATTTATCATTTTACATCATGCTTCCTGCCCCACCTATTGCTACTTCACTATCACAGTgcatacatactggtgccaaaggtttgggccaataagtaatatcttttaagaaatttcagagccattcagtttcttcaccagctttatctaatACAATACATGTCTATGTGGATGATTTCCTAGAGAAGGATTCTCCACcaaaagtaaatacatatccactagtggattttacttcattcgatctggGGATCCAGtttacatcactatatccttcaaaaTTACCGctggatatttgttataatgtaaaacatagtcttgagtatattttagatatcccaaaactcttttcattgccatctaatGAGTTTGATTGAGATTAATCTTGTACCAACTTAATTTACTAATAAAAAATGCTATGTATGGTCGCGTACAATtaataatatacatcaaactttccAACATTCTTATGTAGTCCAACtttgagtcacttttaccttcattcttttaaagttCAAAGCTCACgtctaatagagtcttggcaatacaAAAATCCAAAtgcttgaacttgtcaagtactttttcaatGAAATGAGACCCTGACAACGCTAATCCTTATGGAGTTCTATGAAtacttattcctaagatcacatcagcaactccaaggtctttcatatcaaacttgctctcaagcatccTTCTATACAATCTGCTCCCGTGGTTAGTGAATTTTttaaggttttccctgatgatcttactggtgttcctcccgataggaaaattgattctgggattgatcttattttggacactcgtcctatctctatccctccttatagaatggctccgtcTGAGTTGAAAAATCTTAAGGATTAGTTGAAGAATCTTTTTGACAAGGAttttatccgtcctagtgtgtcTACATGGGGTGATCCTATTCTCTTCGTgtgtaagaagaatggttccctttggatgtgtattgattgtcgttagttgaacaaggtaactatgaagaataagtacccttttcctaagattgatgatttgtttgaccaacttcagggtgctaaatatttctctaagattgaccactatttgggctatcatcagttaaagattaggaagaaggatatccctaagacagacTTTTATACTCGTATGGACATtttaagttcttggtcatgtcttttggattggCCAATGTCTcagcggcatttatggatctcatgaactgggtatttcatcagtttttggatttgttcgtgattgtatttataaatgatatcctAGTATATTTGAAAAATGAGGTGGATCATGACAATCACCTCTGGGTTGTGTTGTAAACCTTAAAGAATCAacaattatatgctaagttttcaaagtgtgagttctggttgaatgatgttacttttctgggtcatgttatttctagtgaatggatcatggtagatccacagaaggttgtagtggttaTAAAGTGGCCTATAATCACAACTCCAattgatattaggagcttcttaggtttagcggATTATTATAGGAGGTACGTGGAGAGCTTTTCGTCGATTGTTGTAcctttgactaggttgactcagaaaaaggtgaagtttctatggtctgatgcttgtgaagggagttttgagaagctgaaagataaattgacttttgcTTTGATTTTGACTTTGCCCGAGGGTAGTGATGGCTTCGTAATTTATTATGATGTGTCTCgtatgggacttagttgtgtattgatgcagcatggcaaggtatAGCATATGCTTTTAGGCAGTTAAAAGTTCATAAGAATattatccaacttatgatttagagttgttgttggtggtgttgaaGATTCGGCGGCATTATATATATGGGgctcatgttgacatcttttcatATCATAAGATCCTGTAGTATGTTTTCAcctaaaaggagttgaatctcaggcagagaagatggcttgagttgctcaaggactatgacatgagtctccactatcacccaagtaaagctaatgtagttgttgatactcttagaaggttatctatgGAGAGCCTGGCTTATGTAGGAGAGGAGAAGtgagatttggtgaaggatattcaccatttggaaaATCTTAGAGTTTATCTCTTAGAttttgagaatggtggtgtgtttgtgcaagaaGTTGCaaaatcatctcttagtgctgaggtAAAGTAGAAACaggtgctagatcctatcttgatacaaatcaagaaTAATGTGGGTGGGAAGAAAGTGATAGcttttgaaattagtggtgatggtatcttgaggtactaagggaggttgtgtgttcccaatgTGGATGGGCTACGAGGCAGAATTTTGGCCGAAGCTCATGGGTCGTGATATTTggttcatcctagtttgacaaagatgtatcacgaccttaaagagatctattggtggaataacatgaagagggacgtggctaattttgtggccatatgcatggtatgtcagcaagtgaaagtggAAAACTTGAGACCTTGTGGGTTATCTCAAGAAATAGAGTTGCCTGTATGAAATGaaagtgataaatatggatttcgttgCCGGTCTTTCGCAGTCTCGAAACCAGTT
Coding sequences within:
- the LOC107878056 gene encoding uncharacterized protein LOC107878056 isoform X7 gives rise to the protein MLLFYTLRSSSSSSLNLVPIEDQVQTFLMEAKISLPNHLQSFFLLTCSNCSHFVCTKTKKLIRCFICKLERLLVRRCHFELDIMDASDTIMVTISKTLGERMFSLTIEQIYERVAVQLQKNDILFSTFASSQSQQVTTTRIGGIACTTTFW
- the LOC107878056 gene encoding uncharacterized protein LOC107878056 isoform X4 — translated: MLLFYTLRSSSSSSLNLVPIEDQVQTFLMEAKISLPNHLQSFFLLTCSNCSHFVCTKTKKLIRCFICKLERLLVRRCHFELDIMDASDTIMVTISKTLGERMFSLTIEQIYERVAVQLQKNDILFSTFASSQSQQISITGDDYSHRRYSMYNYILVASTSFIT
- the LOC107878056 gene encoding uncharacterized protein LOC107878056 isoform X3, whose amino-acid sequence is MNNSVKVKCVNRMESIVYLLASLPYLKTFARAIFYFKRCDFTISVQTFLMEAKISLPNHLQSFFLLTCSNCSHFVCTKTKKLIRCFICKLERLLVRRCHFELDIMDASDTIMVTISKTLGERMFSLTIEQIYERVAVQLQKNDILFSTFASSQSQQVTTTRIGGIACTTTFW
- the LOC107878056 gene encoding uncharacterized protein LOC107878056 isoform X6; the encoded protein is MNNSVKVKCVNRMESIVYLLASLPYLKTFARAIFYFKRCDFTISVQTFLMEAKISLPNHLQSFFLLTCSNCSHFVCTKTKKLIRCFICKLERLLVRRCHFELDIMDASDTIMVTISKTLGERMFSLTIEQIYERVAVQVTTTRIGGIACTTTFW
- the LOC107878056 gene encoding uncharacterized protein LOC107878056 isoform X1, giving the protein MNNSVKVKCVNRMESIVYLLASLPYLKTFARAIFYFKRCDFTISVQTFLMEAKISLPNHLQSFFLLTCSNCSHFVCTKTKKLIRCFICKLERLLVRRCHFELDIMDASDTIMVTISKTLGERMFSLTIEQIYERVAVQLQKNDILFSTFASSQSQQISITGDDYSHRRYSMYNYILVASTSFIT
- the LOC107878056 gene encoding uncharacterized protein LOC107878056 isoform X5, producing the protein MNNSVKVKCVNRMESIVYLLASLPYLKTFARAIFYFKRCDFTISVQTFLMEAKISLPNHLQSFFLLTCSNCSHFVCTKTKKLIRCFICKLERLLVRRCHFELDIMDASDTIMVTISKTLGERMFSLTIEQIYERVAVQELVILLPLLHNDQVFMVRSRIDLKW
- the LOC107878056 gene encoding uncharacterized protein LOC107878056 isoform X2, which translates into the protein MNNSVKVKCVNRMESIVYLLASLPYLKTFARAIFYFKRCDFTISVQTFLMEAKISLPNHLQSFFLLTCSNCSHFVCTKTKKLIRCFICKLERLLVRRCHFELDIMDASDTIMVTISKTLGERMFSLTIEQIYERVAVQQRTLSIARINHQLAHKLFMLQLQKPLFRFLIKNLVC